A genomic segment from Stappia indica encodes:
- the rpoH gene encoding RNA polymerase sigma factor RpoH, producing MAQNIPALSSGEGGLSRYLDEIRRFPMLEPQEEYMLAKRYKEHGDPAAAERLVTSHLRLVAKIAMGYRGYGLPISEVVSEGNVGLMQAVKRFEPDKGFRLATYAMWWIKAAIQEYILRSWSLVKMGTTANQKRLFFNLRRLKGRIQALDEGDLRPEHVTQIATKLGVSEEEVVSMNRRLAGDASLNAPIRAEADSGEWQDWLVDESDSQEAIFAQQEELDQRRKLLGDAMEVLNDRERRIFEARRLSEDPITLEDLSTEFGVSRERVRQIEVRAFEKVQKAVRRGARELEQPQAQIAGQA from the coding sequence ATGGCCCAGAACATTCCGGCGCTGAGTTCCGGCGAAGGCGGTCTCAGCCGATATCTGGACGAAATCCGGCGGTTTCCGATGCTGGAACCGCAGGAAGAATACATGCTCGCCAAGCGCTACAAGGAGCATGGCGACCCGGCCGCAGCCGAGCGGCTGGTGACTTCGCATCTGCGCCTCGTCGCCAAGATCGCCATGGGCTATCGCGGCTACGGCCTGCCGATTTCCGAGGTCGTGTCGGAGGGCAATGTCGGCCTGATGCAGGCGGTCAAGCGCTTCGAGCCCGACAAGGGCTTCCGTCTCGCCACCTATGCCATGTGGTGGATCAAGGCGGCGATCCAGGAGTACATCCTGCGGTCCTGGTCGCTCGTGAAGATGGGCACCACCGCCAACCAGAAGCGTCTCTTCTTCAACCTGCGCCGGCTCAAGGGCCGCATTCAGGCGCTCGATGAGGGCGACCTTCGCCCCGAGCACGTGACCCAGATCGCCACCAAGCTCGGCGTCAGCGAGGAGGAGGTCGTCTCGATGAACCGCCGGCTCGCCGGCGACGCCTCGCTCAATGCGCCGATCCGCGCGGAGGCCGACAGCGGCGAGTGGCAGGATTGGCTCGTCGACGAGAGCGACAGCCAGGAGGCAATCTTCGCCCAGCAGGAAGAGCTGGACCAGCGGCGCAAGCTGCTCGGCGACGCGATGGAGGTCCTGAACGACCGCGAGCGGCGGATCTTCGAGGCCCGGCGCCTGTCGGAGGATCCGATCACGCTCGAGGACCTGTCGACCGAGTTCGGCGTCAGCCGCGAGCGCGTGCGCCAGATCGAGGTTCGCGCCTTCGAGAAGGTCCAGAAGGCGGTGCGCCGCGGCGCCCGCGAGCTGGAACAGCCGCAGGCCCAGATCGCCGGCCAGGCCTGA
- a CDS encoding CHASE2 domain-containing protein — protein sequence MRITQRKHLLVAVAGCLFLFVVTALRAYDPSFVSTIRLMGFDGYQRFWPRPQGDFPVRIVDIDERSLAVHGQWPWRRDTLADLTRALTELGAAAIAYDVIFAEPDRLSPHRYVPDLKLGDDAAMEGLAGRLPDTDKVFAEAIAEAPVVLGFATLPNADGGKPATKAGFAHAGSDPTASIPSFASALVSLPVLEAAATGSGGVSLSSRDTIGIVRRVPMVFTDGTGLYPSLVMEALRVAQGAGTFIIRSADASGELGAGAAAVTDIKVGALPFPTTAQGELWVYFNEDRPDRYVSAADVLDPETRASLAPQIEGQIVFIGTSSVGLYDIRATPLGDLVPGVSVHAQAAEQILAGTFLSRPDWADGAEIIATFLLGLAVIALIIAFGSIWAAVVGGVIAFSLYAGAIHLFRTQGLLLDPVYPTAVNLFVVYAAATALLYFLTEREKRFVRAAFGQYLAPEMVKRLETAPDALRLGGEMRDMTIMFMDVRGFTPISEQLTPTDLVAFLNALLSPLSDEIQAHSGTIDKYIGDSIMAFWNAPMDVDDHAAKACRTALEMVRIVDRLNAEDAFHFRERGLPTQSVRIGVGLNTGEACVGNMGSSRRFNYSVIGDAVNVAARIESSCKAVGADCVVSEDTARAARGFAFLEAGAIPLKGKSVPIRLFALVGDPDYAAGDEFQALSQAHAAMVAAIDAGDREAARAGLAACRKQAPERLADVYERFAERIEVMPQQAPA from the coding sequence ATGCGCATCACGCAACGCAAGCACCTGCTCGTGGCTGTGGCCGGGTGCCTGTTCCTGTTCGTCGTGACCGCATTGCGGGCCTACGATCCGTCCTTCGTCTCGACGATCCGTCTGATGGGCTTCGACGGATACCAGCGTTTCTGGCCCCGTCCGCAGGGTGATTTTCCCGTCCGCATCGTCGACATCGACGAGCGCTCGCTGGCCGTGCACGGCCAATGGCCCTGGCGCCGCGACACGCTGGCAGACCTGACCCGCGCGCTGACGGAACTGGGTGCTGCCGCCATCGCCTACGACGTGATCTTCGCCGAGCCCGACCGCCTGTCGCCGCATCGCTACGTCCCGGATCTGAAGCTGGGAGACGACGCGGCGATGGAAGGGCTCGCCGGACGCCTGCCCGACACGGACAAGGTCTTCGCGGAGGCGATTGCCGAGGCCCCCGTGGTGCTCGGCTTTGCCACCCTGCCGAACGCCGACGGCGGCAAGCCGGCCACCAAGGCCGGCTTTGCCCATGCCGGCAGCGACCCGACCGCCAGCATTCCCTCCTTCGCCTCCGCCCTGGTCAGCCTGCCGGTGCTGGAGGCGGCCGCAACGGGAAGCGGCGGCGTCAGCCTGTCGAGCCGCGACACGATCGGCATCGTGCGCCGCGTGCCGATGGTCTTCACCGACGGCACGGGTCTCTATCCCAGCCTGGTGATGGAAGCCCTCAGGGTCGCCCAGGGTGCCGGGACCTTCATCATCCGCTCCGCCGATGCGAGCGGGGAGCTGGGCGCCGGCGCCGCCGCGGTCACGGACATCAAGGTCGGCGCCCTGCCCTTCCCCACCACCGCGCAGGGCGAGCTATGGGTGTATTTCAACGAGGACCGGCCGGACCGCTACGTCTCGGCCGCCGACGTCCTCGATCCCGAAACGCGCGCAAGCCTGGCGCCGCAGATCGAGGGGCAGATCGTCTTCATCGGCACCTCGTCCGTCGGCCTCTACGACATCCGCGCGACGCCCCTCGGCGATCTCGTGCCGGGCGTTTCGGTGCATGCGCAGGCCGCCGAGCAGATCCTCGCCGGCACCTTTCTCAGCCGGCCAGACTGGGCGGACGGCGCCGAAATCATCGCCACCTTCCTGCTGGGCCTTGCGGTGATCGCGCTGATCATCGCCTTCGGCTCGATCTGGGCCGCCGTGGTCGGCGGGGTAATCGCCTTCTCGCTCTATGCCGGGGCCATCCACCTGTTCCGCACCCAAGGACTGCTGCTCGATCCGGTCTATCCGACCGCCGTGAACCTCTTCGTCGTCTATGCCGCGGCGACCGCCCTGCTCTACTTCCTGACCGAGCGCGAGAAGCGGTTCGTGCGGGCCGCCTTCGGCCAGTATCTGGCACCGGAAATGGTCAAGCGCCTGGAGACCGCGCCCGATGCGCTGCGGCTCGGCGGCGAGATGCGCGACATGACCATCATGTTCATGGACGTGCGCGGCTTCACCCCGATCTCCGAACAGCTGACGCCGACGGATCTGGTCGCCTTCCTCAATGCCCTGCTGTCGCCGCTCTCCGACGAGATCCAGGCGCATAGCGGCACCATCGACAAGTATATCGGCGACAGCATCATGGCCTTCTGGAACGCGCCGATGGACGTGGACGACCATGCCGCCAAAGCCTGCCGGACGGCACTGGAGATGGTGCGCATCGTCGACCGGCTGAACGCCGAGGACGCCTTCCACTTCCGCGAGCGGGGCCTGCCGACGCAGAGCGTGCGCATCGGCGTCGGTCTCAACACGGGCGAGGCCTGCGTCGGCAACATGGGCTCCAGCCGCCGCTTCAACTATTCGGTGATCGGCGATGCGGTGAACGTCGCGGCGCGGATCGAGTCCAGTTGCAAGGCGGTCGGCGCCGATTGCGTCGTCTCCGAGGATACCGCACGCGCGGCCAGGGGCTTCGCCTTCCTGGAGGCCGGCGCCATCCCGCTGAAGGGCAAGAGCGTGCCGATCCGTCTGTTCGCCCTGGTCGGCGATCCCGACTATGCGGCCGGCGACGAGTTCCAGGCTCTGTCGCAGGCCCATGCGGCAATGGTCGCGGCCATCGATGCCGGCGATCGCGAGGCGGCCCGAGCGGGCCTTGCCGCCTGCCGTAAGCAGGCGCCCGAACGGCTCGCCGACGTCTACGAGCGCTTCGCCGAACGCATCGAGGTGATGCCGCAGCAGGCGCCGGCTTAG
- a CDS encoding RluA family pseudouridine synthase produces the protein MSMSIEEEGDADGVATAALAVSDEDAGSRLDACLARHLPEISRSRIQSLIRQGRARVGGRTIMEPKYRVNSGEDLALELPEPEEAEPTPEDIPLTIVYEDDHLVVIDKPAGLVVHPGPGNWSGTLVNALLHHCGDSLSGIGGVKRPGIVHRLDKDTSGLLVVAKTDLAHQGLAAQFADHGRTGPLEREYVALVWGAPMQLRGTVDADLARSSANRQKIAVTKSGGRHAITHWQVRERFGAKDAPPIAALMACRLETGRTHQIRVHMAHIGHPLVGDADYGAHFRTKSARLPDEVRDVVDAFPRQALHAGLLAFAHPATGETLRFESPLPDDMDTLLKAIRTLSPS, from the coding sequence ATGTCTATGTCCATTGAAGAGGAAGGCGATGCCGACGGCGTCGCGACCGCAGCCCTTGCCGTTTCCGATGAGGATGCCGGCAGCCGCCTCGACGCCTGCCTTGCCCGCCACCTGCCGGAAATCAGCCGCAGCCGCATCCAGTCCCTGATCCGTCAGGGCCGGGCGCGCGTCGGCGGGCGGACCATAATGGAGCCCAAATACCGGGTCAATTCGGGCGAGGATCTGGCGCTGGAGCTGCCGGAGCCGGAGGAAGCCGAGCCTACTCCGGAAGATATCCCGCTGACGATCGTCTACGAGGACGATCACCTTGTCGTGATCGACAAGCCCGCCGGCCTCGTCGTCCATCCCGGGCCCGGCAACTGGAGCGGCACGCTGGTCAACGCGCTGCTGCACCATTGCGGCGACAGCCTGTCGGGCATCGGCGGCGTCAAGCGCCCGGGCATCGTCCATCGCCTCGACAAGGACACCAGCGGCCTGCTGGTGGTCGCCAAGACCGATCTCGCCCATCAGGGGCTGGCCGCCCAGTTCGCCGACCACGGCCGCACCGGCCCGCTGGAGCGCGAATATGTGGCACTGGTCTGGGGCGCGCCGATGCAGCTGCGCGGCACCGTCGATGCCGATCTCGCCCGCTCCTCGGCCAACCGGCAGAAGATCGCGGTGACCAAGTCCGGCGGCCGCCACGCCATCACGCACTGGCAGGTGCGCGAGCGCTTCGGCGCGAAGGACGCGCCCCCGATTGCCGCCCTGATGGCCTGCCGCCTGGAAACCGGGCGCACCCACCAGATCCGCGTGCACATGGCACATATCGGCCACCCGCTGGTCGGCGATGCCGATTACGGCGCGCATTTCCGCACCAAGTCGGCGCGCCTGCCCGACGAGGTCCGCGACGTGGTGGATGCTTTCCCGCGCCAGGCCCTGCATGCGGGCCTTCTTGCCTTCGCCCATCCGGCGACCGGCGAGACGCTGCGTTTCGAAAGCCCCCTTCCCGACGACATGGACACCCTGCTCAAGGCAATCCGGACGCTTTCGCCGTCATAA